A single window of Synechococcus sp. C9 DNA harbors:
- a CDS encoding FAD-dependent oxidoreductase — translation MQELCYREIPTPAVARVRGWLHQWTAPGLSVTPLPTGLLLQQGTGEWTVVTWELQRTTYLKVFRWRPGAGEQTWLRQLTADLAREFPPQYPPFPSLDLSQQTIFTALAPYYPATARHFQNIPNGEYDLKRVYWWEQRWRQGVSQPRRNPVLFPSEAKTSPTYDLIYIGGALGVIHAAVMARLGYRVLLLERLPFGRMNREWNISRSELQTLIDLNLFTSAEVERLIACEYEDGFHQFYWPEVPQKLRAAVLHTPRVLNIAIDTNKLLTLAGQKLRQAGGEIWDECEFLRAEVGEHGVGIQFKSFRTGEQESVAGRLLVDAMGTASPIAWQLNGGRAFDSVCPTVGAVFKGLDPQVWDHRYGDVLHSHGDISRGRQLIWELFPAGNGELTVYLFHYHQPCPENPGSLLELYEDFFHILPEYRRCDLEQLQWIKATFGYIPGHFSSTFTERKVAWDRVISIGDAAALQSPLVFTGFGSLVRNLPRLTDLLDTALRHDLLGAEHLNAIRAYQGNSAVTWLFSKGMMVPTGKQLPPAQINAILNTFFGLLASTDPEVAERFIKDRSGWGEFTRMALKAAWTNPAILLWIVPLTGWGEVGRWLWSYIVFTWEALVSAVLLPWWPGLLRQWQPWLERHAPGLWLGLLARSYHLGYGVGRPRVERRLSVTQ, via the coding sequence ATACAGGAGCTTTGCTATCGGGAAATTCCCACACCGGCGGTGGCACGGGTGCGGGGGTGGTTGCACCAATGGACCGCCCCTGGCTTGAGCGTGACTCCTTTACCAACGGGGCTACTTCTCCAGCAGGGCACGGGGGAGTGGACGGTGGTGACCTGGGAATTGCAACGGACGACTTACCTGAAAGTCTTTCGTTGGCGACCGGGAGCGGGGGAGCAAACTTGGTTGCGGCAGTTGACGGCGGACTTAGCCCGGGAGTTCCCGCCCCAGTACCCCCCATTTCCCAGCCTTGATCTGAGCCAGCAGACGATTTTTACCGCCCTGGCACCCTACTACCCGGCGACAGCCCGCCATTTCCAAAACATTCCCAATGGGGAATATGACCTGAAACGGGTCTATTGGTGGGAGCAACGCTGGCGGCAGGGGGTCAGTCAGCCCCGGCGCAACCCGGTCTTGTTTCCGTCCGAAGCTAAAACTTCCCCAACCTATGACCTCATTTATATCGGGGGGGCTTTGGGGGTGATCCACGCCGCCGTGATGGCACGGTTGGGCTATCGGGTGCTGTTGCTAGAGCGCTTGCCCTTCGGGCGGATGAACCGGGAATGGAATATCTCCCGCTCAGAATTGCAAACCCTGATTGACCTGAATTTATTCACCAGTGCCGAGGTGGAACGGCTGATCGCCTGTGAATATGAGGACGGGTTCCATCAATTTTACTGGCCGGAGGTGCCCCAAAAACTGCGGGCGGCGGTGTTGCATACCCCCAGGGTTCTGAATATCGCCATAGATACTAATAAATTACTGACATTAGCCGGACAAAAGCTCCGACAGGCGGGGGGAGAAATATGGGACGAATGCGAGTTTTTACGGGCTGAGGTGGGGGAGCATGGGGTCGGTATCCAGTTCAAGTCCTTCCGCACCGGGGAGCAAGAATCGGTGGCGGGGCGGTTGCTGGTGGATGCGATGGGCACGGCTTCCCCCATTGCCTGGCAGTTGAATGGGGGGCGGGCGTTTGATAGCGTTTGCCCGACGGTGGGGGCGGTCTTCAAGGGCTTGGACCCGCAGGTGTGGGATCACCGCTATGGGGATGTCCTGCACAGTCACGGGGACATTTCCCGAGGGCGGCAGTTGATCTGGGAGCTATTTCCGGCGGGGAATGGGGAACTGACAGTGTACTTATTTCATTATCACCAACCCTGCCCGGAGAATCCCGGTTCCTTATTAGAGCTTTATGAAGATTTTTTTCACATTTTGCCAGAGTATCGCCGCTGTGACCTGGAACAATTGCAATGGATAAAAGCCACATTTGGCTATATTCCGGGGCATTTTAGCAGTACCTTTACGGAACGAAAAGTGGCTTGGGACCGGGTGATCAGTATTGGGGATGCCGCCGCTTTACAATCCCCGTTGGTCTTTACGGGATTTGGTTCTTTGGTGCGGAATTTACCCCGGTTGACGGATTTATTGGACACGGCTTTGCGCCATGATTTACTGGGTGCGGAGCATCTGAATGCCATCCGTGCCTACCAGGGGAATAGTGCGGTGACGTGGCTGTTTTCCAAGGGAATGATGGTGCCCACCGGTAAGCAGTTGCCCCCAGCACAAATTAATGCCATTCTCAATACGTTTTTTGGTCTGTTGGCAAGCACCGATCCAGAGGTGGCGGAGCGGTTTATCAAGGACCGGAGCGGCTGGGGGGAATTTACCCGCATGGCACTGAAAGCCGCCTGGACAAACCCAGCCATTTTGCTCTGGATTGTGCCGTTGACGGGATGGGGGGAAGTGGGACGGTGGCTGTGGAGTTACATTGTATTTACTTGGGAGGCGTTGGTGAGTGCGGTGTTGCTCCCCTGGTGGCCGGGGTTATTGCGCCAGTGGCAACCCTGGTTAGAACGTCATGCGCCGGGGCTATGGTTAGGTTTATTGGCCCGCAGTTACCACCTGGGGTATGGGGTGGGGCGGCCTCGGGTGGAACGCCGGTTGTCCGTGACGCAATGA
- a CDS encoding inositol monophosphatase family protein → METIPSNDLAIYLDIATEAAGAGGAVLQSYWGKLAEIEEKGRSGDLVTAADRAAEDAILSVLQRHFPHHSILAEESGWQRESPQPEFVWAVDPLDGTTNFAHQYPFYSVSIGLLFQGEPVVGVVFDPLRQDLFRAAWGLGATCNRQPMQVSRTETLERSLLVTGFAYDRRETPDNNYAEFCHLTHRCQGVRRGGSASIDLAYVAWGRLDGYWERGLSPWDIAAGVVLVREAGGLVTAYDGERMDVFSGKLLATNGWIHAAVSHALTHCTTRVLLGE, encoded by the coding sequence ATGGAAACCATTCCCAGCAATGACCTCGCCATCTACCTGGATATTGCCACGGAAGCCGCCGGAGCCGGGGGAGCCGTCCTGCAAAGTTACTGGGGGAAGTTAGCGGAAATTGAAGAAAAGGGGCGCAGTGGGGATTTGGTCACCGCCGCTGACCGGGCCGCCGAAGATGCCATTTTAAGCGTCCTGCAACGGCATTTTCCCCACCACAGCATCCTCGCCGAGGAGTCTGGCTGGCAGCGGGAATCCCCCCAGCCGGAATTTGTCTGGGCGGTGGACCCCCTGGATGGCACGACGAATTTTGCCCACCAGTACCCTTTTTACAGCGTCTCCATCGGGTTACTGTTCCAAGGGGAGCCGGTGGTGGGGGTGGTGTTTGACCCCCTGCGGCAGGATTTGTTTCGGGCGGCTTGGGGCTTGGGTGCCACCTGCAACCGCCAACCCATGCAGGTCTCCCGCACGGAAACCCTAGAGCGCAGTCTGTTGGTGACCGGATTTGCCTACGACCGTCGGGAAACCCCAGACAACAACTATGCGGAATTTTGCCACCTCACCCACCGCTGTCAGGGGGTGCGCCGGGGCGGGTCCGCCTCGATAGATTTGGCTTACGTGGCGTGGGGACGGTTGGATGGCTATTGGGAACGGGGTTTGTCCCCCTGGGATATTGCTGCTGGGGTAGTCCTGGTGCGGGAAGCGGGGGGATTGGTCACCGCCTACGATGGGGAGCGGATGGATGTGTTTTCTGGGAAGTTGCTGGCGACCAATGGGTGGATTCACGCCGCCGTCAGCCACGCCCTCACCCACTGCACGACCCGGGTGCTTCTGGGGGAGTAA
- the rpaB gene encoding response regulator transcription factor RpaB, with protein MENRKERILVVDDEASIRRILETRLSMIGYEVVTAADGEEALTVFKREHPHLVVLDVMMPKLDGYGVCQELRKESDVPIIMLTALGDVADRITGLELGADDYVVKPFSPKELEARIRSVLRRVEKNGSSSAIPSSGVITINNIKIDTNKRQVYKNNERIRLTGMEFSLLELLVGRSGEPFSRTDILQEVWGYTPERHVDTRVVDVHISRLRAKLEDDPSNPDLILTARGTGYLFQRITDVNKSSD; from the coding sequence TTGGAAAACCGCAAAGAACGGATTTTAGTGGTTGACGATGAAGCCAGCATCCGCCGGATTTTGGAAACCCGTTTGTCCATGATCGGCTACGAGGTGGTCACGGCGGCGGACGGGGAGGAGGCGCTGACGGTCTTCAAGCGGGAGCATCCCCATTTGGTGGTTTTGGATGTGATGATGCCCAAGCTAGACGGCTATGGGGTCTGTCAAGAACTCCGCAAGGAATCGGACGTGCCGATCATTATGTTAACAGCCCTGGGGGATGTGGCGGATCGGATTACGGGGCTGGAGTTGGGGGCGGATGATTATGTGGTCAAGCCCTTTTCCCCCAAAGAATTGGAAGCTCGGATTCGCTCGGTTCTGCGCCGGGTGGAGAAAAATGGGAGTTCCAGTGCGATTCCCAGTTCCGGGGTGATCACCATCAACAACATTAAAATTGATACCAACAAGCGGCAGGTGTACAAAAACAACGAACGGATTCGCCTGACGGGCATGGAATTTAGTTTGCTGGAATTGCTGGTGGGACGCTCCGGGGAACCCTTTTCCCGTACGGATATTTTGCAGGAGGTGTGGGGGTACACGCCGGAACGCCATGTGGATACCCGGGTGGTGGATGTGCACATTTCCCGCCTGCGCGCCAAGTTGGAAGACGACCCCAGCAACCCGGATTTGATCCTCACGGCTCGGGGCACGGGTTATCTATTCCAACGGATTACGGACGTGAATAAATCCTCAGATTAA
- the thrS gene encoding threonine--tRNA ligase, with product MSITPPPVHLPRTSESEKLKRIRHTASHVMAMAVQKLFPRAKVTLGPWIEDGFYYDFDHPEPFTEADLKAIKKEMVKIIKKKLPVIREEVTREEALRRIQALNEPYKLEILAGIQEPITLYHLGDQWWDLCAGPHLDNVGELNPDAIELESVAGAYWRGDERNPMLQRIYGTAWETPEQLHAYLHQKREALRRDHRRLGQELDLFSIQEQAGGGLVFWHPKGARMRLLIENYWREAHLRSGYELLYTPHLAHLDLWKTSGHFDFYRESMFEAIAVESQEYQLKPMNCPFHVLTYQNHLHSYRELPIRYAELGTVYRYERSGTLHGLMRVRGFTQDDGHIFCLPEQVAEEILGVLNLTEQILSDFGFRDYEVNLSTRPDKYVGDDQVWELATHALKDALQTKDWAYKEDIGGGAFYGPKIDIKIRDAIGRLWQCSTIQVDFNLPHRFGLEYVAADGSRQVPIMIHRAIFGSLERFFGILIENYAGDFPLWLAPVQLRFLPVGEQYLSYAQEIAQNWQKMGLRVEVDKSGERLGKLIRNGETAKIPVMAIVGAKEMETQTLSVRTRQGGDLGALPVREVEERLQRAVNQRQDF from the coding sequence ATGTCTATCACACCCCCCCCGGTGCATTTACCCCGCACCAGTGAATCGGAAAAACTGAAGCGCATCCGGCACACCGCTTCCCATGTGATGGCGATGGCGGTGCAAAAACTATTTCCCCGGGCGAAAGTCACCCTTGGTCCGTGGATCGAAGACGGGTTTTATTATGACTTTGACCACCCGGAACCCTTTACGGAAGCGGATTTGAAAGCCATCAAAAAAGAGATGGTAAAAATTATCAAGAAAAAACTGCCGGTCATTCGGGAAGAGGTGACGAGAGAGGAAGCCCTAAGACGGATTCAAGCCCTGAATGAACCCTACAAATTAGAGATTTTAGCAGGGATTCAAGAGCCAATTACCCTGTACCATTTGGGGGATCAATGGTGGGATTTGTGTGCGGGGCCCCATCTGGACAATGTGGGGGAACTCAACCCCGATGCCATTGAATTGGAAAGTGTGGCGGGAGCCTACTGGCGGGGGGATGAACGCAATCCCATGTTGCAACGGATTTATGGCACCGCCTGGGAAACTCCGGAGCAATTGCACGCCTATCTGCACCAAAAACGGGAAGCTCTGCGGCGGGACCATCGGCGGTTGGGGCAGGAATTGGATTTATTTAGCATCCAAGAGCAAGCCGGGGGCGGACTGGTGTTTTGGCATCCCAAGGGTGCCCGGATGCGTTTGTTAATTGAAAACTATTGGCGGGAAGCCCATTTACGCTCTGGTTATGAACTTTTGTACACCCCTCATTTAGCCCATTTAGACCTGTGGAAAACTTCGGGGCATTTTGATTTTTACCGAGAAAGTATGTTTGAGGCGATTGCGGTGGAATCCCAGGAATATCAACTCAAACCGATGAATTGTCCGTTCCATGTTTTGACCTATCAAAATCACCTGCATTCCTATCGGGAATTACCGATTCGTTATGCGGAATTGGGCACGGTTTATCGTTACGAACGCTCCGGTACGCTGCACGGCTTGATGCGGGTGCGGGGGTTTACCCAGGATGATGGGCATATTTTTTGTCTGCCGGAACAGGTGGCGGAGGAAATTTTGGGTGTCTTGAATCTCACGGAACAAATTTTGTCGGATTTTGGGTTTCGGGATTACGAAGTGAATTTATCCACCCGTCCGGATAAATATGTGGGGGATGACCAGGTGTGGGAATTGGCAACCCATGCGTTGAAAGATGCCCTCCAAACCAAGGATTGGGCATACAAGGAAGATATAGGCGGTGGGGCATTTTATGGTCCCAAAATTGATATAAAAATTCGGGATGCGATTGGACGTTTATGGCAATGTTCGACGATTCAGGTGGATTTTAATTTACCGCATCGGTTTGGTTTGGAATATGTAGCCGCCGATGGTTCTCGCCAGGTTCCTATCATGATCCACCGGGCAATTTTTGGTTCCCTAGAGCGGTTTTTCGGGATTTTAATTGAGAACTATGCGGGGGATTTTCCTCTGTGGTTGGCACCGGTGCAGTTGCGCTTTTTACCCGTTGGGGAACAGTATCTCAGCTATGCCCAGGAAATTGCTCAAAATTGGCAGAAAATGGGTCTGCGGGTGGAGGTGGATAAGTCCGGGGAACGCTTGGGCAAACTGATCCGCAATGGGGAGACGGCGAAAATTCCGGTGATGGCGATTGTGGGGGCGAAAGAGATGGAAACCCAAACCCTGAGTGTACGGACTCGCCAGGGGGGGGATTTGGGGGCATTACCCGTGCGAGAAGTGGAAGAACGGTTACAGCGGGCGGTGAACCAACGTCAGGATTTTTAA
- a CDS encoding chemotaxis protein CheW: MKVLHFPLGSLQVGLPLTQVQKVLPYPTVFSSGQKPVGLAHFEEQEVVVLDLHQYLFGQTNPIPATHLIVVKGNAELYGLPCTGMPALVDILPEQIRQIPATYRQGDTLGLASHVARLNNDTMTLFLLDSQRLGSIITPSPRL, encoded by the coding sequence ATGAAAGTTCTCCATTTTCCGTTGGGGTCGCTCCAGGTGGGACTGCCCTTGACCCAGGTGCAGAAGGTATTGCCTTACCCCACCGTGTTCAGCAGTGGGCAAAAACCGGTTGGTCTGGCGCATTTTGAAGAGCAAGAGGTGGTGGTGCTTGACCTACACCAGTACCTATTCGGTCAAACCAACCCGATTCCCGCCACCCATCTAATTGTGGTCAAAGGCAATGCGGAACTCTATGGTCTTCCCTGCACGGGGATGCCCGCCCTCGTGGATATTCTCCCAGAGCAGATACGCCAAATTCCCGCCACCTATCGCCAGGGGGACACCCTCGGACTTGCCAGCCATGTGGCTCGGTTAAATAATGATACAATGACCTTATTTTTGCTGGACAGTCAACGGTTGGGTAGCATCATCACCCCATCCCCTAGGTTATGA